One window of the Cherax quadricarinatus isolate ZL_2023a chromosome 41, ASM3850222v1, whole genome shotgun sequence genome contains the following:
- the Idh3b gene encoding isocitrate dehydrogenase [NAD] subunit beta, mitochondrial isoform X2, which produces MASRKVFSTFNVLRPAVAATQTQGLHGAAPHASAVPSPVSKPEGRTTATLIPGDGVGPELCQVVLDVFRNAGVPVDFEEHYLTELYGGRSASLDEVVKSITRNKTCLKGILATPDQSFDGELKTLNMKLRDDLDLYANVVHVKSLSGLMSRHKNVDMVVIREQTEGEYSALEHESVKGVVECLKIMTREKCRRIAKFAFDYATKHGRKKVTAVHKANIMKLGDGLFLRQCEEIAAMYPNIEFSNMIIDNCTMQMVANPHQFDVLVLPNLYGNIVDNLAAGLVGGAGVVAGASYSNRCVVFEPGARHTFSEAVGKNVANPTAMLLASANMLNHLNLQYYGDMIKNAVERVIRIGKVRTQDLGGFATTSAFSNAVIASLKH; this is translated from the exons ATGGCTTCCAGGAAGGTCTTCTCTACTTTTAACGTG CTTCGGCCTGCGGTGGCTGCAACCCAGACTCAGGGATTGCATGGTGCTGCTCCTCATGCCTCGGCTGTT CCAtcaccagtcagtaagccagaagGGCGCACCACAGCTACACTTATTCCTGGAGATGGTGTGGGACCTGAACTTTGCCAAGTAGTCTTAGATGTCTTCAGAAATGCTGGTGTACCTGTTGACTTCGAAGAACATTATCTGACAGAATTATATGGGGGACGGTCAGCCTCTCTTGATGAAGTTGTGAAAAGCATTACTCGCAATAAAACATGTTTGAAAGGTATTTTGGCTACTCCTGACCAGAGCTTTGATGGAGAACTCAAGACTCTTAATATGAAGCTAAG AGATGATCTTGACCTGTATGCAAATGTAGTGCATGTTAAATCTTTGAGTGGTCTCATGTCTCGACATAAAAATGTAGACATGGTTGTCATCCGTGAACAGACTGAGGGTGAATACTCTGCACTTGAACATGAATCTGTGAAAGGTGTTGTCGAGTGCCTGAAGATTATGACCCGTGAGAAATGTCGACGCATTGCTAAGTTTGCATTCGACTATGCCACCAAGCATGGACGGAAGAAGGTGACTGCTGTTCATAAGGCAAATATCATGAAGCTCGGGGATGGACTGTTTCTTAGACAGTGTGAAGAG ATTGCTGCAATGTACCCCAATATTGAATTCAGTAACATGATTATTGACAATTGCACTATGCAAATGGTAGCAAATCCACACCAGTTTGATGTCCTGGTACTTCCCAATCTTTATGGCAACATTGTTGACAACCTAGCTGCAGGCCTGGTGGGAGGAGCAGGTGTTGTGGCTGGAGCTTCTTATTCCAACAGATGTGTTGTATTTGAACCA GGTGCACGTCACACCTTTAGTGAAGCCGTTGGTAAGAATGTTGCCAATCCAACTGCAATGCTTTTAGCCTCTGCTAATATGCTAAATCATCTTAATCTCCAGTATTATGGGGATATGATAAAGAATGCAGTTGAGCGTGTTATTCGTATTGGCaag GTCAGGACACAGGACTTGGGGGGCTTTGCCACAACTTCAGCCTTCTCAAATGCTGTCATCGCCAGTCTCAAGCATTGA
- the Idh3b gene encoding isocitrate dehydrogenase [NAD] subunit beta, mitochondrial isoform X1, whose protein sequence is MASRKVFSTFNVLRPAVAATQTQGLHGAAPHASAVPSPVSKPEGRTTATLIPGDGVGPELCQVVLDVFRNAGVPVDFEEHYLTELYGGRSASLDEVVKSITRNKTCLKGILATPDQSFDGELKTLNMKLRDDLDLYANVVHVKSLSGLMSRHKNVDMVVIREQTEGEYSALEHESVKGVVECLKIMTREKCRRIAKFAFDYATKHGRKKVTAVHKANIMKLGDGLFLRQCEEIAAMYPNIEFSNMIIDNCTMQMVANPHQFDVLVLPNLYGNIVDNLAAGLVGGAGVVAGASYSNRCVVFEPGARHTFSEAVGKNVANPTAMLLASANMLNHLNLQYYGDMIKNAVERVIRIGKVRTKDMGGHSTTFEFYQAVIANLRY, encoded by the exons ATGGCTTCCAGGAAGGTCTTCTCTACTTTTAACGTG CTTCGGCCTGCGGTGGCTGCAACCCAGACTCAGGGATTGCATGGTGCTGCTCCTCATGCCTCGGCTGTT CCAtcaccagtcagtaagccagaagGGCGCACCACAGCTACACTTATTCCTGGAGATGGTGTGGGACCTGAACTTTGCCAAGTAGTCTTAGATGTCTTCAGAAATGCTGGTGTACCTGTTGACTTCGAAGAACATTATCTGACAGAATTATATGGGGGACGGTCAGCCTCTCTTGATGAAGTTGTGAAAAGCATTACTCGCAATAAAACATGTTTGAAAGGTATTTTGGCTACTCCTGACCAGAGCTTTGATGGAGAACTCAAGACTCTTAATATGAAGCTAAG AGATGATCTTGACCTGTATGCAAATGTAGTGCATGTTAAATCTTTGAGTGGTCTCATGTCTCGACATAAAAATGTAGACATGGTTGTCATCCGTGAACAGACTGAGGGTGAATACTCTGCACTTGAACATGAATCTGTGAAAGGTGTTGTCGAGTGCCTGAAGATTATGACCCGTGAGAAATGTCGACGCATTGCTAAGTTTGCATTCGACTATGCCACCAAGCATGGACGGAAGAAGGTGACTGCTGTTCATAAGGCAAATATCATGAAGCTCGGGGATGGACTGTTTCTTAGACAGTGTGAAGAG ATTGCTGCAATGTACCCCAATATTGAATTCAGTAACATGATTATTGACAATTGCACTATGCAAATGGTAGCAAATCCACACCAGTTTGATGTCCTGGTACTTCCCAATCTTTATGGCAACATTGTTGACAACCTAGCTGCAGGCCTGGTGGGAGGAGCAGGTGTTGTGGCTGGAGCTTCTTATTCCAACAGATGTGTTGTATTTGAACCA GGTGCACGTCACACCTTTAGTGAAGCCGTTGGTAAGAATGTTGCCAATCCAACTGCAATGCTTTTAGCCTCTGCTAATATGCTAAATCATCTTAATCTCCAGTATTATGGGGATATGATAAAGAATGCAGTTGAGCGTGTTATTCGTATTGGCaag